One window of Dehalobacterium formicoaceticum genomic DNA carries:
- the hfq gene encoding RNA chaperone Hfq has product MTKSNFNLQDFFLNQVRKDNTGVTIFLVNGFQIKGFVRGFDSFTVVMDVDGKQQMVYKHAISTIMPNRPVNLMMEKPE; this is encoded by the coding sequence ATGACGAAGAGTAATTTCAATTTACAGGACTTTTTCTTAAATCAGGTGCGTAAAGATAATACCGGTGTCACCATTTTTTTGGTAAATGGCTTTCAAATAAAAGGCTTTGTCCGAGGATTTGATAGTTTTACTGTGGTTATGGATGTTGATGGGAAACAACAGATGGTTTATAAACACGCCATTTCCACAATTATGCCTAACCGACCGGTGAACCTGATGATGGAGAAACCGGAATAA
- a CDS encoding YlbF family regulator, whose protein sequence is MEVLNKAQELANALENSEELLQMREAEKRMNEDQTAMSLMHEFRNKQMEVYNVQVAGQEPSKELEQEMENLRAKLQENPLILDYITAQEKLGRVLEYINRAISQVLQGESSCDESSCSSCAGCN, encoded by the coding sequence ATGGAGGTATTAAATAAGGCTCAAGAATTAGCAAATGCTTTGGAAAACAGCGAGGAGCTTCTCCAAATGCGCGAAGCAGAAAAACGGATGAATGAGGATCAAACCGCCATGAGTCTGATGCATGAATTCCGCAATAAGCAAATGGAGGTCTATAACGTTCAGGTAGCAGGACAAGAGCCCTCAAAAGAGTTAGAACAGGAAATGGAAAATCTCCGCGCAAAATTACAGGAAAACCCTTTAATTTTGGATTATATCACGGCCCAGGAAAAGTTAGGCCGGGTTCTGGAGTATATCAATCGTGCCATCTCTCAGGTATTACAGGGAGAAAGCAGTTGTGATGAAAGCAGCTGTTCCAGCTGCGCCGGATGTAATTAA
- a CDS encoding AAA family ATPase, which yields MCLKPGGKRIFETLSSHSENNKRDETLINEEKEEASSFNNPKVQELFKELESLVGLQEVKKKIYEVQAFIEIQKRRSKENLMAESTMLHSIYKGNPGTGKTTVARIVGKLFKEIGVLQKGHLVEVERADLVGEYIGHTAQKTRELLKKAGGGVLFIDEAYSLARGGEKDFGKEAIDVLVKAMEDKKDQMILILAGYNREMDWFLKTNPGLRSRFPLQIEFPDYKIEELVEIANLMVQARQYQLTSESKMTLERILRTHLMTGHEYDGNARYVRNIVESAMRQQAVRLIGLPKNSREDLMTIETLDILKATRKHNKNTEL from the coding sequence ATGTGTTTAAAACCGGGAGGGAAAAGAATATTTGAAACTCTTTCATCTCATTCGGAAAATAATAAGAGAGATGAAACACTCATAAATGAGGAAAAAGAAGAAGCATCCTCCTTCAATAATCCAAAGGTTCAAGAGTTATTTAAAGAATTGGAATCCCTTGTGGGACTGCAAGAAGTAAAGAAAAAAATTTACGAAGTGCAAGCTTTTATCGAAATCCAAAAAAGGCGCTCCAAAGAAAACTTAATGGCGGAATCGACAATGCTCCATTCCATTTATAAGGGAAATCCAGGTACAGGGAAAACTACCGTGGCGCGCATAGTTGGCAAACTTTTTAAAGAAATCGGTGTTCTACAAAAAGGACACTTAGTCGAAGTGGAAAGAGCCGATTTAGTCGGCGAATACATTGGCCACACAGCCCAGAAAACCAGAGAACTGCTCAAAAAAGCCGGCGGCGGAGTTCTTTTTATAGATGAAGCTTATTCTCTGGCCCGGGGCGGAGAGAAAGATTTTGGGAAAGAGGCCATTGATGTGCTGGTAAAAGCCATGGAAGACAAGAAGGACCAAATGATATTAATTTTGGCGGGTTATAATCGTGAGATGGACTGGTTTTTAAAAACCAATCCCGGTTTAAGATCCCGGTTTCCCTTGCAGATTGAATTCCCCGATTATAAAATAGAAGAGTTAGTGGAAATTGCCAATCTGATGGTGCAAGCTAGACAATATCAATTAACTTCTGAATCCAAGATGACTTTGGAACGAATTTTACGTACCCACTTAATGACAGGACACGAGTATGACGGTAATGCTCGCTATGTTAGAAATATCGTCGAATCTGCCATGCGTCAGCAGGCGGTTCGTTTAATCGGGCTGCCCAAAAACTCCCGGGAAGATTTAATGACCATTGAAACATTGGATATTTTGAAAGCGACGAGAAAACATAACAAAAATACTGAACTATAG
- the miaB gene encoding tRNA (N6-isopentenyl adenosine(37)-C2)-methylthiotransferase MiaB translates to MRPKYHVTTFGCQMNEHDSEIMGGMLESLGYEAEDDLNQSDIIIVNTCCVRESAENKIRGYIGNLKRLKQINPRLIIGIGGCMVQQPGAGEKLLKKAGHVDIVFGTHNIHRLPQLITEVRHGGHVLEIDNEEQDIQDDLPVKRQGHIKAQISIMQGCNNFCTYCIVPYVRGRERSRHPENIKKEFIALGNEGFKEVMLLGQNVNSYGLDFSTSYDFADLLKELDATKKIKRIRYMTSHPRDFNQKLIDTIAGCSSVCEHFHLPIQSGSNHILQLMNRGYTRETYLSLVRAIKDQFPDCSITTDLIIGFPGETDEDFQDTLALLHEAEFDVAYTFLYSTRSGTPAAKMPGQIPQEIKRERLQQLMDVQNSISLRINQSLVGKIEEVLVEGKSKTSDRTLTGRTRTNKIVNFPGEINLAGELIRIKITAAKTWHLEGEKIES, encoded by the coding sequence ATGAGACCAAAATACCATGTGACCACTTTTGGCTGTCAAATGAATGAACATGACAGCGAGATAATGGGCGGCATGCTGGAATCCTTAGGATACGAAGCAGAAGATGATCTTAATCAAAGTGACATCATTATTGTTAATACATGCTGTGTGCGGGAAAGTGCCGAGAATAAGATTCGCGGCTATATCGGTAATCTCAAAAGATTAAAGCAAATCAATCCCCGGCTGATCATCGGCATCGGGGGCTGCATGGTTCAACAACCTGGGGCGGGAGAAAAGCTTTTGAAGAAGGCTGGGCATGTTGATATTGTTTTTGGTACCCATAACATTCACCGGTTGCCCCAATTAATCACTGAGGTGCGTCATGGCGGACATGTTTTGGAGATAGACAATGAGGAACAGGACATCCAGGACGATTTGCCAGTTAAGAGACAAGGCCATATTAAGGCTCAAATTTCTATTATGCAAGGATGCAACAATTTTTGCACCTATTGTATCGTGCCATACGTACGGGGCAGGGAAAGAAGCCGACATCCGGAAAACATCAAAAAAGAATTTATTGCTTTGGGGAATGAAGGATTCAAGGAAGTCATGCTCCTGGGTCAAAATGTAAATTCTTACGGATTGGATTTTTCCACCTCCTATGACTTTGCAGATTTATTAAAGGAGCTGGATGCAACAAAAAAGATTAAGAGAATTCGCTATATGACTTCCCATCCCAGGGATTTTAACCAAAAACTGATCGATACTATTGCTGGGTGTAGCAGTGTTTGTGAACATTTTCATTTGCCCATTCAGTCAGGCAGTAACCATATCCTGCAATTAATGAACCGAGGATATACCAGGGAAACTTATCTTTCTTTGGTGCGGGCTATTAAAGATCAATTTCCTGATTGCAGTATTACCACCGATCTGATCATCGGTTTCCCCGGGGAAACCGATGAGGATTTCCAGGATACTCTGGCATTATTACACGAAGCTGAATTTGATGTGGCGTATACCTTCTTATATTCCACTCGTTCGGGAACGCCTGCCGCCAAAATGCCCGGTCAGATTCCTCAGGAAATCAAAAGGGAACGCTTACAGCAATTAATGGATGTACAAAATAGTATCAGTTTACGGATTAATCAAAGCCTGGTGGGAAAAATAGAAGAGGTTCTTGTGGAAGGAAAAAGTAAAACCAGTGACCGGACTCTAACCGGCCGGACCAGAACAAATAAAATTGTCAATTTCCCCGGAGAAATCAATCTTGCGGGAGAGCTTATCAGGATCAAAATAACAGCTGCAAAGACCTGGCATCTCGAGGGGGAAAAAATAGAATCATAA
- the mutL gene encoding DNA mismatch repair endonuclease MutL → MRKINILDPLTANQIAAGEVVERPVSVVKELIENSIDAGSTRIKVYLEEGGTKRIQITDNGWGIEAQDLPTAVQRHATSKIISFDDLNSLSTLGFRGEALPSIAAVSKMTLSSRTEESPVGFSLQVEGDQISDLREIGSPVGTEIIVDNLFYNTPARKKFLKSPSNELGMVSEMVGRIAISRPDIAFELVHERRTLLKTPGNHNLSQVIFSVYGNEITRSLTKVEYKHGPLIRGYISNVQTTRSTRQYYNFYLNGRFIKSKDLSEALEEAYHTRIPQKRYPIAILFFEMAPELFDANVHPAKLEVKFKDFQPIKEALIHAIHNALNDPTVSIPQIKTNVKQDNKPAEQQEIFQKYSFDPEKMKQPPGGVVLEQTGSYHDQAGNEQHKASFSDQEEPHISVLQAESQEIKPFFSSLKILGQIEGTYIIASGDEGLYIIDQHAAHERIRFEKIKKLFAEQPSASNMLAVPITIELTPRQTIWLINHIIQLGDLGFVLEHFGDRTFLLRGVPVWHIEGNSQELLLDILEKLGSDSPVRLKEIINEEKLFSLACKSAVKGNSFITSADITFLLEQLDRTDNPFTCPHGRPTLILLTHEEIKRRFLRT, encoded by the coding sequence ATGAGGAAAATTAATATTCTGGATCCATTGACAGCCAATCAGATTGCAGCCGGGGAAGTTGTGGAACGACCTGTCTCTGTGGTCAAGGAATTAATCGAAAACTCTATCGATGCCGGGAGTACACGCATTAAAGTATACTTGGAAGAGGGAGGAACAAAGCGGATTCAAATTACGGATAATGGGTGGGGCATTGAAGCCCAGGATTTACCTACGGCAGTTCAGCGCCATGCCACCAGTAAAATTATATCTTTCGATGATTTGAATTCTTTAAGCACCTTGGGTTTTCGCGGGGAAGCTTTGCCTTCCATAGCTGCTGTTTCCAAAATGACTTTATCATCGCGCACCGAAGAAAGCCCTGTGGGCTTTTCTTTACAAGTGGAAGGGGATCAAATATCTGATCTCAGGGAAATTGGGTCCCCCGTCGGGACCGAAATCATTGTCGATAATTTATTTTATAATACTCCGGCGCGGAAAAAGTTTCTCAAGTCACCCTCCAATGAACTGGGAATGGTTTCCGAGATGGTGGGCAGAATTGCCATCTCCAGACCAGACATTGCTTTTGAATTAGTCCATGAGAGAAGAACCTTATTGAAGACGCCGGGTAATCATAATTTGTCCCAGGTTATTTTTTCTGTTTATGGAAATGAGATTACGCGTAGTTTAACCAAAGTGGAATATAAACATGGTCCTCTGATCAGGGGCTATATCTCCAATGTCCAAACGACCCGCTCAACACGCCAGTATTATAATTTTTATCTGAACGGACGTTTCATCAAAAGCAAGGACCTTTCCGAAGCTCTGGAGGAAGCTTATCATACCAGAATCCCGCAAAAAAGATACCCTATCGCCATTTTGTTTTTTGAAATGGCACCGGAGCTTTTTGATGCCAATGTGCATCCGGCAAAATTGGAGGTTAAGTTTAAAGATTTCCAGCCCATTAAAGAAGCTTTAATCCATGCCATCCACAATGCTTTGAATGATCCGACAGTATCAATTCCACAGATTAAGACAAATGTAAAGCAAGATAATAAACCGGCGGAGCAGCAAGAAATTTTCCAAAAATATAGTTTTGATCCGGAAAAAATGAAACAGCCACCAGGAGGAGTTGTTCTGGAACAAACCGGCTCTTATCATGATCAGGCAGGAAATGAGCAGCATAAAGCATCTTTTTCTGATCAAGAAGAACCCCATATTTCAGTGCTTCAAGCAGAGTCTCAGGAAATTAAGCCGTTTTTTTCCTCATTGAAAATATTGGGGCAAATCGAAGGTACATATATTATTGCTTCCGGGGATGAAGGTCTCTACATTATTGATCAGCATGCCGCCCATGAAAGAATTCGTTTTGAAAAGATCAAAAAACTGTTTGCAGAACAACCTTCTGCATCTAACATGCTTGCGGTGCCCATCACCATTGAGCTTACACCCCGCCAAACGATCTGGCTGATCAATCATATTATTCAATTAGGGGATTTGGGATTTGTGCTGGAACACTTTGGAGACCGCACTTTTTTATTAAGAGGGGTACCGGTATGGCACATTGAAGGGAATTCCCAGGAATTATTATTAGATATTTTGGAAAAACTAGGTAGTGATTCTCCGGTTCGGCTTAAAGAAATCATCAATGAAGAAAAATTATTTTCCCTGGCTTGTAAAAGCGCTGTGAAAGGGAATAGTTTTATCACGTCAGCAGATATTACTTTTTTATTAGAACAGTTGGATCGCACTGACAATCCTTTTACCTGCCCCCATGGAAGGCCGACGCTGATACTTTTAACCCATGAGGAGATCAAAAGGAGATTCCTGCGTACTTAA
- the guaB gene encoding IMP dehydrogenase yields the protein MEDKFSKEGLTFDDVLLVPQESAVLPKEIDVATKLTKKIGLKIPLMSAGMDTVTDSRMAIAIAREGGIGVIHKNMSIEAQAMEVDRVKRSEHGIITDPIFLSPNHLISDALAIMERYHISGVPITVEGKLVGILTNRDLRFEKDFTKKIDLVMTKEGLITAPVGTNLEQAKEILQQHKVEKLPIVDEKGYLRGLITIKDIEKTRQYPNSSKDENGRLLAAAAVGVTSDTMERAQKLFKAGADLIVLDTAHGHSIGVIKTVEKLKNAFPDKGIIAGNVATGAATKALINAGADAVKVGVGPGSICTTRVIAGIGVPQITAIYDCAQAAAEYEIPIIADGGVKYSGDIVKAIGAGADVVMVGSLFAGTEESPGDIEIYQGRSFKVYRGMGSIAAMKQGSKDRYFQDDAHKLVPEGIEGRVPYKGSLAETIFQLIGGLRAGMGYCGTPTIEHLKKNSKFIRITAAGLAESHPHDVQITKEAPNYSL from the coding sequence ATGGAGGATAAATTTAGCAAAGAAGGATTGACATTTGACGATGTATTACTGGTTCCTCAAGAATCGGCAGTTTTACCAAAAGAAATTGATGTTGCCACGAAATTAACAAAAAAAATCGGTTTGAAAATTCCTCTGATGAGTGCAGGCATGGATACGGTAACAGATTCACGTATGGCCATTGCGATTGCACGTGAAGGCGGAATTGGCGTTATTCATAAAAACATGTCTATTGAAGCCCAGGCGATGGAAGTGGATCGAGTAAAAAGATCGGAGCATGGCATTATTACCGATCCAATTTTTCTCAGCCCGAACCACCTGATTAGCGATGCCTTGGCGATCATGGAAAGATATCATATTTCCGGCGTACCTATTACAGTTGAGGGTAAACTGGTGGGTATTCTGACCAATCGTGATTTGCGTTTTGAGAAAGATTTTACCAAAAAAATCGATCTAGTGATGACCAAAGAAGGATTAATTACAGCTCCTGTCGGCACAAATTTGGAACAAGCGAAAGAAATCTTACAACAGCATAAAGTAGAAAAATTACCGATTGTAGATGAAAAAGGATATCTGAGAGGTTTAATTACCATTAAAGATATAGAGAAGACCCGTCAATATCCCAATTCTTCCAAGGATGAAAATGGGAGATTGCTGGCTGCTGCGGCTGTGGGTGTTACTTCCGACACTATGGAACGAGCTCAAAAACTGTTTAAAGCAGGAGCAGATCTCATCGTTTTAGATACAGCTCACGGCCATTCTATAGGAGTGATTAAAACCGTTGAGAAATTAAAAAATGCCTTTCCGGATAAAGGTATTATCGCGGGAAATGTAGCCACGGGAGCAGCAACCAAAGCATTGATCAATGCCGGAGCAGATGCCGTCAAAGTAGGGGTAGGCCCCGGGTCTATTTGCACCACCAGGGTAATCGCAGGTATTGGCGTACCACAAATCACAGCCATTTATGATTGTGCTCAGGCAGCTGCTGAATACGAGATTCCTATTATCGCCGATGGCGGCGTCAAGTATTCGGGAGATATCGTTAAGGCAATTGGAGCCGGAGCAGATGTTGTGATGGTGGGCAGCCTTTTTGCCGGTACAGAAGAAAGCCCCGGAGACATTGAAATTTACCAGGGCCGAAGTTTTAAAGTATATCGTGGTATGGGTTCCATCGCTGCCATGAAACAAGGGAGTAAAGACCGCTATTTCCAAGACGATGCCCATAAACTTGTCCCAGAAGGGATTGAAGGAAGAGTACCCTACAAAGGTTCTCTGGCAGAGACTATTTTTCAATTAATTGGCGGCTTAAGAGCCGGGATGGGCTATTGCGGTACTCCAACCATTGAACACCTGAAGAAAAATTCTAAATTTATCAGAATTACCGCTGCAGGATTAGCTGAAAGTCATCCCCACGATGTGCAGATTACCAAGGAAGCGCCAAATTATAGTTTATAA
- a CDS encoding NUDIX domain-containing protein produces the protein MLFRQCAGGLVFFNDKVLLLQNEKNEWVFPKGVIRNLGSANEVALQRVKEEAGIEAEIVSPIGETNYEFYSCTRQEPVCNQITWFLMKSDSGKYQINKELNFKNGGFFNIIDALSKVTYSQDKALLNIAYKQHKEL, from the coding sequence ATGCTTTTTAGACAATGCGCCGGTGGCTTAGTCTTTTTTAACGACAAAGTTTTATTGCTGCAAAACGAAAAAAATGAATGGGTATTTCCCAAAGGTGTCATCAGAAATTTAGGAAGCGCCAATGAGGTCGCTTTGCAGCGGGTTAAAGAAGAAGCAGGAATTGAAGCTGAAATTGTCAGTCCCATTGGGGAAACGAATTATGAGTTTTATTCCTGTACGAGACAAGAGCCTGTTTGTAATCAAATTACCTGGTTTTTAATGAAAAGCGATTCCGGAAAATACCAGATTAATAAAGAACTGAATTTTAAAAATGGCGGGTTTTTCAACATCATTGATGCCTTAAGCAAGGTCACCTACAGTCAAGATAAAGCTTTGCTGAATATTGCTTATAAACAACATAAGGAGTTATAA
- the codY gene encoding GTP-sensing pleiotropic transcriptional regulator CodY, translating into MKTLLERTREINKLIQTAAGYPISFAEMAQVLSRNTESNTYILGKKGNVLGYDFLDGFDCSTMEEVVKEDAQFPDDYNEHLLKTMETKANIDRKGLCAFIPERECPIENKFTTVVPIVGGGERVGTLMLSKEGEFDSSDLILAEYGATVIGMEILRAKTEKIEEIARQKAAVSIAFDTLSYSELEAVDHIFNELGDSQGLLVASKIADKVGITRSVIVNALRKLESAGVVEVRSLGMKGTYIRVLNDYLLEELKRIQATHGRI; encoded by the coding sequence TTGAAAACGTTATTGGAGAGGACACGAGAAATAAATAAATTAATTCAAACTGCGGCAGGTTATCCTATTAGTTTTGCTGAAATGGCGCAGGTATTATCTCGTAATACAGAATCAAATACTTATATATTGGGGAAAAAGGGCAATGTGTTGGGCTATGATTTTTTGGACGGCTTTGATTGTTCTACCATGGAAGAAGTTGTTAAAGAAGATGCCCAATTTCCTGACGATTATAATGAGCATTTATTGAAAACAATGGAGACAAAGGCGAATATTGATCGCAAAGGTTTATGTGCATTCATTCCGGAAAGGGAATGTCCCATAGAAAACAAATTCACCACTGTGGTACCTATTGTCGGGGGTGGTGAACGAGTTGGTACTCTGATGCTTTCTAAAGAAGGAGAATTTGACAGCAGTGATTTGATTTTGGCGGAATACGGAGCCACTGTTATTGGCATGGAAATTCTCCGGGCAAAAACAGAAAAAATCGAAGAAATAGCCCGGCAAAAAGCAGCCGTGAGCATTGCTTTTGATACATTATCTTACTCAGAATTGGAAGCTGTAGATCATATCTTTAACGAGTTAGGGGATAGCCAAGGTCTTCTTGTTGCCAGTAAAATCGCAGATAAGGTTGGGATTACCAGATCCGTGATTGTGAACGCTCTAAGAAAGCTGGAAAGCGCTGGTGTTGTAGAGGTGCGATCATTGGGCATGAAAGGAACTTATATCAGAGTGCTGAATGATTATCTTCTGGAAGAATTAAAAAGAATCCAAGCTACTCATGGTAGAATATAA
- a CDS encoding LCP family protein, which translates to MSSKFRNLMTVLLVLFLVGSAGAIYLISTEGNLEHSQMEPGQEDWIRGKDRINILLLGTDEEFMNKSRTDTIILASLDMQQHQISLLSIPRDTRVKIPVYGDNRINTANVFGGVELVKESISQLIKVPIDYYVLTNFNGFVDIVNTLGGVELDVEQNMKYRVYDGMIDLEKGVQRLDGEKALQYVRYRHDKLGDITRTQRQQKFLSALAAEMMQSKNIVKLPVLIPQMNEAIETDLTIAQMIGLGKDFSEFASGSIVSQTLPGNFMDINGGSYWYVDESKAQQVVLEVFAGNSGSVIDTTSPVRIAEKDNSAEQNTAKVHPVEKQSNTKKAEDKKEAGNKKVMDRIKENNKKEEEKKTVPVNQEVVIEINEEEKLPEKIPPKGKIEVLPPVPVEENKKSEILGEEVAPEAEILDTGINDQKAADPSLEVTPEM; encoded by the coding sequence TTGTCATCAAAATTTCGTAATCTGATGACCGTATTATTAGTTTTGTTCCTGGTTGGTTCCGCCGGTGCCATTTATTTGATCAGCACAGAGGGGAACCTTGAGCATTCCCAGATGGAACCGGGACAGGAGGATTGGATCAGAGGTAAAGACCGCATTAATATCTTGCTATTGGGCACTGATGAAGAATTTATGAACAAATCCCGCACTGATACGATCATTCTTGCCAGTTTGGATATGCAACAGCACCAAATCAGCTTACTGTCTATCCCCCGGGATACCCGAGTAAAAATTCCAGTATATGGAGATAATAGAATTAATACGGCAAATGTTTTTGGAGGTGTGGAATTAGTAAAAGAAAGTATTTCCCAGTTGATTAAGGTGCCTATTGATTATTATGTCTTGACAAATTTTAATGGATTTGTTGATATTGTTAATACCTTAGGGGGAGTAGAGCTTGATGTAGAACAAAACATGAAGTATCGTGTTTATGATGGCATGATTGATTTAGAAAAAGGGGTTCAGCGCTTGGATGGAGAAAAAGCTTTACAGTATGTGCGCTACAGACATGACAAGCTAGGCGACATTACACGCACACAAAGGCAGCAAAAGTTTTTGTCTGCTTTAGCCGCGGAAATGATGCAAAGTAAAAATATTGTGAAGCTGCCCGTGCTGATTCCCCAGATGAACGAAGCTATAGAAACTGATTTAACCATTGCCCAGATGATTGGCTTAGGTAAGGATTTCAGCGAATTTGCCTCCGGATCAATTGTTTCCCAAACCTTGCCAGGCAATTTTATGGACATTAACGGCGGAAGTTATTGGTATGTGGATGAATCCAAAGCGCAGCAGGTGGTATTAGAGGTTTTTGCAGGAAATTCCGGATCAGTAATTGATACCACATCACCTGTCCGCATCGCTGAAAAAGATAATTCGGCAGAGCAGAATACAGCTAAAGTACATCCGGTGGAAAAGCAATCAAACACCAAAAAAGCTGAAGACAAAAAAGAAGCCGGCAATAAAAAAGTAATGGATCGAATCAAAGAGAACAATAAGAAAGAGGAAGAGAAAAAGACAGTTCCGGTAAACCAGGAAGTCGTGATCGAAATCAATGAAGAAGAAAAATTGCCGGAGAAGATTCCTCCCAAAGGAAAAATTGAGGTTCTGCCCCCGGTTCCTGTGGAAGAGAATAAGAAGAGCGAGATTTTGGGCGAAGAGGTTGCTCCGGAAGCAGAGATTTTGGACACAGGAATTAATGATCAAAAGGCAGCTGATCCTTCGTTAGAAGTGACGCCGGAAATGTGA
- a CDS encoding helix-turn-helix transcriptional regulator encodes MYDDFPARVPWNWQPHLNELCAEENIDFNQLIEAFAGNKSDQEIAVDLNTSEKTVQHLRNHFEQYGIGSVIGQD; translated from the coding sequence ATGTATGATGATTTTCCTGCACGTGTTCCATGGAACTGGCAGCCGCATTTAAATGAATTATGTGCCGAGGAAAACATAGACTTTAACCAATTAATTGAAGCATTTGCCGGGAATAAAAGTGATCAAGAAATTGCCGTCGACCTAAATACGTCAGAAAAAACCGTGCAGCATTTGAGGAATCATTTTGAACAGTATGGCATCGGTTCTGTCATAGGGCAGGATTAA
- the miaA gene encoding tRNA (adenosine(37)-N6)-dimethylallyltransferase MiaA, giving the protein MGAEEKLIVVVGPTAVGKSAISVELADLLDGEIISADSMQVYREMNIGTAKIQAEEMVSTGGKRILHHLIDIRNPDENFTVADFQQLARNQIRDINTRGKIPILVGGTGLYVNAVIDPYNFIPEDYDPQLRNQLMQDAEKRGNQYLYNQLVQIDPETAEKFHPNDLRRIVRALETFYQTGRRISHVQQDRQQERPYDIEMIGLFCERGILYDRINQRVDQMIENGLIEEVTTLIKKGYSPRLKSMQGLGYRQIAAYLTGIVTKEEGIRLLKRDTRHFAKRQFTWFKRDPRIKWFDVMNFSTKTLCGEKIYEILGGTTGAPVE; this is encoded by the coding sequence ATGGGAGCAGAAGAAAAATTGATTGTTGTCGTGGGTCCGACGGCGGTGGGAAAATCGGCCATTTCTGTTGAGCTTGCTGACCTGCTGGACGGTGAAATTATTTCTGCCGATTCCATGCAGGTTTATCGGGAAATGAATATTGGTACAGCAAAAATTCAAGCCGAAGAGATGGTTTCTACCGGTGGAAAAAGGATCCTTCATCATCTCATTGATATCAGGAATCCGGACGAGAATTTTACAGTAGCTGATTTTCAGCAATTGGCAAGAAATCAAATTCGTGATATTAATACCAGAGGTAAAATACCTATACTGGTTGGCGGTACCGGATTATATGTGAACGCAGTGATTGACCCTTATAATTTTATCCCGGAGGATTACGACCCTCAGCTTCGAAATCAATTGATGCAAGATGCTGAAAAACGGGGTAACCAATATTTATATAATCAATTAGTACAGATAGATCCGGAAACTGCTGAGAAATTTCATCCTAATGATCTGCGCCGCATTGTCCGCGCCTTAGAAACATTTTATCAAACGGGGCGTAGGATCTCTCACGTACAACAAGATCGTCAACAGGAAAGGCCTTATGATATAGAGATGATTGGCTTATTTTGCGAAAGAGGGATTCTTTATGACAGAATCAACCAAAGAGTGGATCAGATGATAGAAAATGGACTAATTGAGGAGGTGACAACACTTATAAAAAAAGGCTATTCTCCCCGTCTGAAATCCATGCAAGGATTAGGATACCGACAAATAGCAGCTTATCTCACGGGAATTGTGACAAAAGAAGAGGGAATTCGTCTGTTGAAAAGAGACACCAGACATTTTGCCAAAAGACAGTTTACTTGGTTTAAGAGGGATCCAAGAATCAAATGGTTTGATGTCATGAATTTTTCCACAAAAACCCTTTGTGGTGAAAAAATTTATGAAATATTGGGAGGGACTACAGGAGCTCCTGTAGAATAA